A single genomic interval of Dysidea avara chromosome 6, odDysAvar1.4, whole genome shotgun sequence harbors:
- the LOC136258146 gene encoding probable 4-coumarate--CoA ligase 3 isoform X2, which yields MIRSQFTQYKGLATFRTVGCFLPKQHSSSTIDNNYIVRSPFKTVPIPETNFYSHVFQHFPKYGKKTALIDGVTGREYSYNEVQESVVNMASGLVRSSMQKGDVLALVSPNSAEFCTTFFSTLAMGGIMSTCNPSYTSEELAYQFKNSNSKYIATIPTLLPTIQEAASKAGCVEKIIVLGDDGGVGEGKDLISYQSLVKDSGSRFPTDIKLDPMNDVAIIPYSSGTTGNPKGVVMTHYNMSSCLVQLEHGGLISDYYRIGRSLCVLPFFHMAGFLMNMTCGLHVGSTSVTMPKFEPEHFLRTISQYKVTYTNLVPPLILFLANHSMVDKYDMSSLKHISYGAAPTGFKLATAVKKRLSLDCLQHGFGMTEIGITHLTPQDVFKPKSIGLQFMHNLCKIVDVKTGTALGPNIPGELVIQGPQVMREYLNNPEATKATIRDGWFHTGDLGYYDENGYFYVTDRLKELIKVKGFQVAPAELEALLLQHPHISDVAVIGVDDEKYGELPQAFVVRSSDELSEQEVEDFVKGRVAEHKQLRGGVKFIKQIPKSLSGKILRKLLRQ from the exons ATGATTCGATCTCAGTTTACTCAATACAAAGGTTTAGCCACTTTTCGAACTGTAGGATGTTTCCTACCCAAGCAGCATTCTTCTAGTACTATTGACAACAATTACATAGTGAGATCTCCATTTAAAACAGTTCCAATTCCTGAGACAAATTTTTACAGTCATGTATTCCAGCACTTTCCCAAATATGGCAAGAAGACTGCTCTAATAGATGGTGTTACAGGAAGGGAGTACTCATACAATGAAGTACAGGAGTCAGTGGTTAATATGGCATCTGGTCTAGTGAGGAGTAGTATGCAGAAGGGAGATGTGTTAGCACTAGTTTCTCCAAATAGTGCAGAATTTTGTACAACATTCTTCTCTACACTTGCCATGGGAGGGATCATGAGTACTTGTAATCCAAGTTACACCTCAGAAGAGTTGGCTTACCAGTTTAAGAACTCAAACTCAAAGTACATAGCCACCATACCAACCTTGCTACCAACAATACAAGAAGCAGCCAGTAAAGCAGGTTGTGTAGAGAAGATAATAGTGCTGGGTGATGATGGAGGTGTGGGAGAAGGGAAGGATCTGATATCCTACCAGAGTTTAGTAAAGGACAGTGGATCAAGATTTCCGACTGACATAAAACTGGACCCAATGAATGATGTCGCAATAATCCCATACTCCAGTGGTACTACTGGAAACCCAAAAGGAGTTGTGATGACTCATTACAACATGTCATCTTGTCTTGTTCAGTTAGAGCACGGAGGTCTCATCAGTGACTACTATCGTATAGGAAGGAGTCTATGTGTCTTACCATTCTTCCACATGGCGGGTTTTTTAATGAACATGACTTGTGGTTTACATGTTGGGTCAACATCAGTCACCATGCCAAAATTTGAACCAGAGCATTTTCTACGAACTATATCACAATATAAAGTCACGTACACAAATTTGGTCCCTCCACTGATTCTGTTTCTGGCCAATCACTCGATGGTTGATAAATATGACATGTCCAGCTTAAAACACATCTCATACGGTGCAGCTCCGACTGGATTCAAACTAGCTACAGCAGTTAAAAAGCGACTAAGCTTGGACTGCCTACAACATGGTTTTGGAATGACTGAAATTGGTATAACACACTTAACTCCACAAGATGTGTTCAAACCAAAATCAATTGGGCTACAATTCATGCACAACTTGTGCAAGATAGTGGACGTTAAAACAGGAACAGCTCTTGGTCCCAACATCCCTGGAGAACTTGTGATACAGGGTCCACAG GTAATGAGAGAATACCTCAACAATCCTGAAGCAACTAAAGCCACTATTAGAGATGGATGGTTCCATACTGGTGACTTAG GTTATTATGATGAGAATGGGTACTTCTATGTGACTGACAGACTAAAGGAGCTGATCAAGGTGAAAGGTTTCCAAGTAGCTCCAGCAGAACTGGAGGCTCTTCTCCTTCAACATCCACACATTTCTGATGTGGCAGTCATAG GTGTTGATGATGAGAAATATGGTGAGCTCCCCCAAGCATTTGTGGTGAGGAGCAGTGATGAACTGAGTGAACAAGAAGTGGAGGATTTCGTAAAGGGACGAGTAGCAGAACATAAGCAGTTAAGAGGAGGAGTAAAGTTTATCAAACAAATACCAAAATCACTAAGTGGAAAGATATTAAGAAAACTATTgagacaataa
- the LOC136258310 gene encoding adrenocorticotropic hormone receptor-like, whose translation MESFNWSSNISLPLDTSSIEVPLFITYLKMLLTLVMSILVIIPAVVVVCIIKKTEALHSKYYFLVANLLFTDIVQAVYQLITENLIMITYLLDLNTDTVGEVLFWVTVPLTLTFFIITNLLFITLAAERVIVIGYPYRHRSIMTTKVVHGMVVATWVVSAILAVVLILFSHHPIHWPFGTITYAKSLLARAILGPLRISSTAFIMATNVFLYYKTYQSNKKAEERMQMGNAREVEAKRLKKLVQKLHLQTKTAVSLLMLGGIEGVANMLFPVMHLLIGTMGPTGELYATQFFAYMMHSCLRLSHSLVYGFYMKQIRQRLPKYNIHPCPQFPHHSRVIVLNQSS comes from the coding sequence ATGGAGTCTTTCAATTGGTCATCCAACATATCTCTACCACTGGACACCTCCAGCATTGAAGTTCCCTTGTTTATTACCTATCTTAAGATGTTACTGACACTGGTAATGTCGATTCTTGTAATCATCCCAGCAGTGGTTGTTGTTTGTATCATAAAGAAGACTGAGGCTCTACACTCTAAGTACTACTTCCTTGTTGCCAACCTACTGTTCACTGATATTGTTCAAGCAGTCTACCAGCTGATCACAGAGAACCTTATCATGATCACATATCTACTTGATCTGAACACAGATACAGTAGGGGAAGTGTTGTTCTGGGTGACAGTACCACTGACTTTAACCTTCTTCATCATAACCAACTTGCTGTTTATAACCTTAGCTGCCGAACGTGTGATTGTTATTGGTTACCCTTATCGTCACAGAAGCATCATGACGACTAAAGTAGTGCATGGTATGGTTGTAGCCACCTGGGTTGTGTCAGCCATTTTGGCAGTGGTGCTGATTTTGTTTTCCCATCATCCTATACATTGGCCATTTGGAACAATTACTTATGCAAAGAGTTTGCTGGCACGTGCAATCCTGGGCCCTCTTAGAATCAGTTCAACTGCTTTCATCATGGCCACTAATGTATTCTTATACTATAAAACCTATCAATCAAATAAGAAGGCTGAAGAGAGAATGCAAATGGGGAATGCTAGAGAAGTGGAGGCAAAAAGGCTGAAAAAATTAGTACAAAAacttcatttacaaacaaaaacagcTGTCTCACTGTTGATGTTAGGAGGTATTGAAGGAGTTGCCAACATGCTGTTTCCTGTAATGCACCTTCTGATTGGAACAATGGGACCAACAGGAGAGCTCTATGCCACTCAGTTCTTCGCCTATATGATGCACAGTTGCTTACGGCTATCTCATTCTCTTGTGTATGGCTTTTACATGAAACAGATACGACAGAGGCTACCAAAATACAATATCCACCCATGTCCACAGTTCCCCCATCACAGCAGAGTCATCGTCTTAAATCAGTCGAGTTGA
- the LOC136258474 gene encoding box C/D snoRNA protein 1-like, with product MERENNITSCHICPGPSTFGQKEPPFQNPWLRACCHSSEAKYRCPGCDVRTCSVGCVKAHKVERECDGKRCKTAFVSQTEFSDNHLLSDYRFLEEVGSYIDSTHRDKVLRSRGVAPSN from the exons ATGGAAAGGGAAAACAATATCACTTCTTGTCATATTTgtccaggccc gtccacttttggtcaaaaagaacccccctttcaaaatccctggctacgggcctgttgTCACAGCAGTGAGGCGAAGTATCGTTGTCCTGGATGTGATGTGCGTACCTGCAG TGTTGGGTGCGTCAAGGCGCACAAAGTCGAGCGGGAATGTGATGGGAAGAGATGCAAGACCGCTTTCGTCAGCCAGACCGAGTTCTCCGACAACCACCTACTCAGCG ATTATCGATTCTTAGAGGAGGTAGGATCATACATTGACTCAACTCACAGAGACAAAGTGTTGAGGAGCCGAGGAGTGGCT CCCTCAAATTGA
- the LOC136258146 gene encoding probable 4-coumarate--CoA ligase 3 isoform X1 produces MLMFRGINYLSSGYRSLSLVGDIVMIRSQFTQYKGLATFRTVGCFLPKQHSSSTIDNNYIVRSPFKTVPIPETNFYSHVFQHFPKYGKKTALIDGVTGREYSYNEVQESVVNMASGLVRSSMQKGDVLALVSPNSAEFCTTFFSTLAMGGIMSTCNPSYTSEELAYQFKNSNSKYIATIPTLLPTIQEAASKAGCVEKIIVLGDDGGVGEGKDLISYQSLVKDSGSRFPTDIKLDPMNDVAIIPYSSGTTGNPKGVVMTHYNMSSCLVQLEHGGLISDYYRIGRSLCVLPFFHMAGFLMNMTCGLHVGSTSVTMPKFEPEHFLRTISQYKVTYTNLVPPLILFLANHSMVDKYDMSSLKHISYGAAPTGFKLATAVKKRLSLDCLQHGFGMTEIGITHLTPQDVFKPKSIGLQFMHNLCKIVDVKTGTALGPNIPGELVIQGPQVMREYLNNPEATKATIRDGWFHTGDLGYYDENGYFYVTDRLKELIKVKGFQVAPAELEALLLQHPHISDVAVIGVDDEKYGELPQAFVVRSSDELSEQEVEDFVKGRVAEHKQLRGGVKFIKQIPKSLSGKILRKLLRQ; encoded by the exons ATGTTGATGTTTCGGGGTATTAATTATCTGTCGTCTGGTTATAGATCGTTGAG CTTAGTTGGAGACATCGTAATGATTCGATCTCAGTTTACTCAATACAAAGGTTTAGCCACTTTTCGAACTGTAGGATGTTTCCTACCCAAGCAGCATTCTTCTAGTACTATTGACAACAATTACATAGTGAGATCTCCATTTAAAACAGTTCCAATTCCTGAGACAAATTTTTACAGTCATGTATTCCAGCACTTTCCCAAATATGGCAAGAAGACTGCTCTAATAGATGGTGTTACAGGAAGGGAGTACTCATACAATGAAGTACAGGAGTCAGTGGTTAATATGGCATCTGGTCTAGTGAGGAGTAGTATGCAGAAGGGAGATGTGTTAGCACTAGTTTCTCCAAATAGTGCAGAATTTTGTACAACATTCTTCTCTACACTTGCCATGGGAGGGATCATGAGTACTTGTAATCCAAGTTACACCTCAGAAGAGTTGGCTTACCAGTTTAAGAACTCAAACTCAAAGTACATAGCCACCATACCAACCTTGCTACCAACAATACAAGAAGCAGCCAGTAAAGCAGGTTGTGTAGAGAAGATAATAGTGCTGGGTGATGATGGAGGTGTGGGAGAAGGGAAGGATCTGATATCCTACCAGAGTTTAGTAAAGGACAGTGGATCAAGATTTCCGACTGACATAAAACTGGACCCAATGAATGATGTCGCAATAATCCCATACTCCAGTGGTACTACTGGAAACCCAAAAGGAGTTGTGATGACTCATTACAACATGTCATCTTGTCTTGTTCAGTTAGAGCACGGAGGTCTCATCAGTGACTACTATCGTATAGGAAGGAGTCTATGTGTCTTACCATTCTTCCACATGGCGGGTTTTTTAATGAACATGACTTGTGGTTTACATGTTGGGTCAACATCAGTCACCATGCCAAAATTTGAACCAGAGCATTTTCTACGAACTATATCACAATATAAAGTCACGTACACAAATTTGGTCCCTCCACTGATTCTGTTTCTGGCCAATCACTCGATGGTTGATAAATATGACATGTCCAGCTTAAAACACATCTCATACGGTGCAGCTCCGACTGGATTCAAACTAGCTACAGCAGTTAAAAAGCGACTAAGCTTGGACTGCCTACAACATGGTTTTGGAATGACTGAAATTGGTATAACACACTTAACTCCACAAGATGTGTTCAAACCAAAATCAATTGGGCTACAATTCATGCACAACTTGTGCAAGATAGTGGACGTTAAAACAGGAACAGCTCTTGGTCCCAACATCCCTGGAGAACTTGTGATACAGGGTCCACAG GTAATGAGAGAATACCTCAACAATCCTGAAGCAACTAAAGCCACTATTAGAGATGGATGGTTCCATACTGGTGACTTAG GTTATTATGATGAGAATGGGTACTTCTATGTGACTGACAGACTAAAGGAGCTGATCAAGGTGAAAGGTTTCCAAGTAGCTCCAGCAGAACTGGAGGCTCTTCTCCTTCAACATCCACACATTTCTGATGTGGCAGTCATAG GTGTTGATGATGAGAAATATGGTGAGCTCCCCCAAGCATTTGTGGTGAGGAGCAGTGATGAACTGAGTGAACAAGAAGTGGAGGATTTCGTAAAGGGACGAGTAGCAGAACATAAGCAGTTAAGAGGAGGAGTAAAGTTTATCAAACAAATACCAAAATCACTAAGTGGAAAGATATTAAGAAAACTATTgagacaataa
- the LOC136257679 gene encoding probable 4-coumarate--CoA ligase 3, whose amino-acid sequence MIRSQFTQYKGLATFRTVGCFLPKQHSSSTIDNNHIVRSPFKAVQIPETNFYSHVFQHFPKYGKKTVLIDGVTGRKYSYNEVQESVVNMASGLVRSGMQKGDVLALVSPNSAEFCTTFFSTIAMGGIMSTCNPSYTSEELAYQFKNSNSKYIATIPTLLPTIQEAASKAGCVEKIIVLGDDGGVGEGKDLISYQSLVKDSGSRFPTDIKLDPMNDVAIIPYSSGTTGNPKGVVMTHYNMSSCLVQLEHGGLISDYYRTGRNLCVLPFFHMAGLLMNMTCGLHVGSTSVTMPKFEPEHFLQTISQYKVTYTNLVPPLILFLANHPMVDKYDMSSLKHISYSAAPTGFKLATAVKKRLNLDCLQHGFGMTEIGITHLTPQDVFKPKSIGLQFMHNLCKIVDVKTGTALGPNIPGELVIQGPQVMREYLNNPEATKATIKDGWFHTGDLGYYDENGYFYVTDRLKELIKVKGFQVAPAELEALLLQHPHISDVAVIGVDDQKYGELPRAFVVRSSDELSEQEVEDFVKGRVAEHKQLRGGVKFIKQIPKSQSGKILRKLLRQ is encoded by the exons ATGATTCGATCTCAGTTTACTCAATACAAAGGTTTAGCCACTTTTCGAACTGTAGGATGTTTCCTACCCAAGCAGCATTCTTCTAGTACTATTGACAACAATCACATAGTGAGATCTCCATTTAAAGCAGTTCAAATTCCTGAGACAAATTTTTACAGTCATGTATTCCAGCACTTTCCCAAGTATGGCAAGAAGACTGTTCTAATAGATGGTGTTACAGGAAGGAAGTACTCATACAATGAAGTACAGGAGTCAGTGGTTAATATGGCATCTGGTCTAGTGAGGAGTGGTATGCAGAAGGGAGATGTGTTAGCACTAGTTTCTCCCAATAGTGCAGAATTTTGTACAACATTCTTCTCTACAATTGCCATGGGAGGGATCATGAGTACTTGTAATCCAAGTTACACCTCAGAAGAGTTGGCTTACCAGTTTAAGAACTCAAACTCAAAGTACATAGCCACCATACCAACCTTGCTACCAACAATACAAGAAGCAGCTAGTAAAGCAGGTTGTGTAGAGAAAATAATAGTGCTGGGTGATGATGGAGGTGTGGGAGAAGGGAAGGATCTGATATCCTACCAGAGTTTAGTGAAGGACAGTGGATCAAGATTTCCGACTGACATAAAACTGGACCCAATGAATGATGTCGCAATAATCCCATACTCCAGTGGTACTACTGGAAACCCAAAAGGAGTTGTGATGACTCATTACAACATGTCGTCTTGTCTTGTTCAGTTAGAGCACGGAGGTCTCATCAGTGACTACTATCGTACAGGAAGGAATCTATGTGTCTTACCATTCTTCCACATGGCGGGTTTGTTAATGAACATGACTTGTGGTTTACATGTTGGGTCAACATCAGTCACCATGCCAAAATTTGAACCAGAGCATTTTCTACAAACTATATCACAATATAAAGTCACGTACACAAATTTGGTCCCTCCACTGATTCTGTTTCTGGCCAATCACCCGATGGTTGATAAATATGACATGTCCAGCTTAAAACACATCTCATACAGTGCAGCTCCGACTGGATTCAAACTAGCTACAGCAGTTAAAAAGCGACTAAACTTGGACTGCCTACAACATGGTTTTGGAATGACTGAAATTGGTATAACACACTTAACTCCACAAGATGTATTCAAACCAAAATCAATTGGGCTACAATTCATGCACAACTTGTGCAAGATAGTGGACGTTAAAACAGGAACAGCTCTTGGTCCCAACATCCCTGGAGAACTTGTGATACAGGGTCCACAG GTAATGAGAGAATACCTCAACAATCCTGAAGCAACTAAAGCCACTATTAAAGATGGATGGTTCCATACTGGTGACTTAG GTTATTATGATGAGAATGGGTACTTCTATGTGACTGACAGACTAAAGGAGCTGATCAAGGTGAAAGGTTTCCAAGTAGCTCCAGCAGAACTGGAGGCTCTTCTCCTTCAACATCCCCACATTTCTGATGTGGCAGTCATAG GTGTTGATGATCAGAAATATGGTGAGCTTCCCCGAGCATTTGTGGTGAGGAGCAGTGATGAACTGAGTGAACAAGAAGTGGAGGATTTCGTAAAGGGACGAGTAGCAGAACACAAGCAGTTAAGAGGAGGAGTAAAGTTTATCAAACAAATACCGAAATCACAAAGTGGAAAGATATTACGAAAACTATTgagacaataa